A single genomic interval of Salvelinus namaycush isolate Seneca chromosome 41, SaNama_1.0, whole genome shotgun sequence harbors:
- the LOC120034541 gene encoding histone-arginine methyltransferase CARM1 isoform X1, with translation MAVSVFPGVRLLSIGDANGEIQRHSEQQPLRLEVKATQDAALINLSNAEETCVFKCSVSRDTECSRVGKQSFIITLGCNSVLLQFTSPAEFSSFYNLLKNCRGHSGEQSVFSDRTEESSAVQYFQFYGYLSQQQNMMQDYVRTGTYQRAILQNHTDFKDKVVLDVGCGSGILSFFAAQAGARKVYAVEASTMAQHAEVLVNTNRLGDRVVVIPGKVEEVTLPEQVDIIISEPMGYMLFNERMLESYLHAKKFLKPSGKMFPTIGDVHLAPFTDEQLYMEQFTKANFWYQPSFHGVDLSALRGAAVDEYFRQPIVDTFDIRILMAKSVKYTVNFLEAKEEDLYRIEIPFKFHMMHSGLVHGLAFWFDVAFMGSMVTVWLSTAPTEPLTHWYQVRCLLQSPLFTKAGDTLSGTALLIANKRQSYDISIVAQVDQTGSKSSNLLDLKNPFFRYTGSTPTPPPGSHYTSPSETMWNTGGAYSMSQGMAVSGMPTAYDLSTVMGSGSTVSHNNLIPLVNTGIVNHTHSRMGSIMSTGIVQGASTGQSGPSSSSSSNQQQQHYPVTNQFTMGGPAISMASPMAIPSNTMHYGS, from the exons ATGGCGGTGTCGGTGTTTCCCGGCGTGCGGCTCCTCTCTATCGGAGACGCAAACGGAGAAATACAGCGTCACTCCGAGCAGCAGCCTCTACGACTGGAGGTGAAAGCCACACAGGACGCGGCCCTGATCAACCTCTCCAACG CAGAGGAGACATGCGTGTTCAAGTGTTCGGTCTCCCGGGACACAGAGTGCAGTCGCGTGGGGAAACAGTCGTTCATCATCACGCTGGGCTGCAACAGCGTCCTGCTACAGTTCACCTCACCTGCAG AGTTCTCATCGTTCTATAACCTCCTGAAGAACTGCCGCGGCCACAGTGGAGAGCAGTCGGTCTTCAGCGACAGGACAGAGGAATCATCCGCAGTACAGTACTTCCAG TTCTATGGCTACCTCTCCCAGCAGCAGAACATGATGCAGGACTACGTCAGGACAGGAACCTATCAGAGGGCCATCCTCCAGAACCACACTGACTTCAAGGACAAG gTGGTGTTGGATGTGGGCTGTGGTTCAGGGATTCTGTCGTTCTTTGCTGCTCAGGCTGGGGCCAGGAAGGTCTACGCTGTGGAGGCCAGCACCATGGCCCAGCACGCAGAG GTCCTGGTGAACACTAACCGTCTGGGGGACCGTGTGGTGGTGATCCCTGGTAAAGTAGAGGAGGTTACGCTGCCTGAGCAGGTGGACATCATCATCTCAGAGCCCATGGGCTACATGCTCTTCAACGAGAGGATGCTGGAGAGCTACCTCCACGCCAAGAAGTTCCTCAAGCCTAGTG GTAAAATGTTCCCCACCATCGGTgacgtgcacctggcccccttcaCAGACGAACAGCTCTACATGGAGCAGTTCACCAAGGCCAACTTCTG GTACCAGCCTTCCTTCCATGGTGTGGACCTCTCAGCCCTGCGAGGAGCAGCGGTGGATGAGTACTTTCGCCAGCCCATTGTG gACACATTTGATATCCGTATCTTGATGGCCAAGTCTGTCAAATACACAGTCAACTTCCTGGAGGCCAAAGAGGAGGATTTGTACAG gATAGAGATTCCCTTTAAGTTCCATATGATGCACTCAGGGCTGGTGCACGGCCTGGCTTTCTGGTTCGACGTAGCGTTCATGGGATCAAT ggtgaCAGTGTGGCTCTCTACAGCCCCCACAGAGCCCCTGACCCACTGGTACCAGGTCCGCTGTCTGCTCCAGTCACCCCTGTTCACCAAGGCAGGAGACACACTTTCCGGCACAGCACTGCTCATCGCCAACAAGAG ACAAAGCTACGACATCAGTATTGTCGCCCAAGTGGACCAGACAGGCTCCAAGTCCAGCAACCTCCTGGACTTGAAGAACCCCTTTTTCAG gTACACAGGCAGCACACCCACCCCCCCTCCTGGGTCGCACTACACCTCCCCCTCTGAGACCATGTGGAACACTGGGGGGGCCTACAGCATGAGCCAGGGCATGGCTGTGTCag ggatgCCTACAGCCTATGACCTCAGTACGGTCATGGGCAGCGGCTCGACGGTGTCCCACAACAACCTCATCCCCCTCG TGAACACAGGGATAGTGAATCACACCCACTCCAGGATGGGCTCCATCATGAGCACCGGAATCGTCCAGG GAGCTTCTACTGGCCAATCAGGTcctagtagcagcagcagctctaaccagcagcagcagcattatCCCGTCACCAACCAGTTCACCATGGGGGGACCCGCCATCTCCATGGCCTCTCCCATGGCCATCCCTAGCAACACCATGCATTATGGGAGTTAA
- the LOC120034541 gene encoding histone-arginine methyltransferase CARM1 isoform X2, whose amino-acid sequence MAVSVFPGVRLLSIGDANGEIQRHSEQQPLRLEVKATQDAALINLSNEETCVFKCSVSRDTECSRVGKQSFIITLGCNSVLLQFTSPAEFSSFYNLLKNCRGHSGEQSVFSDRTEESSAVQYFQFYGYLSQQQNMMQDYVRTGTYQRAILQNHTDFKDKVVLDVGCGSGILSFFAAQAGARKVYAVEASTMAQHAEVLVNTNRLGDRVVVIPGKVEEVTLPEQVDIIISEPMGYMLFNERMLESYLHAKKFLKPSGKMFPTIGDVHLAPFTDEQLYMEQFTKANFWYQPSFHGVDLSALRGAAVDEYFRQPIVDTFDIRILMAKSVKYTVNFLEAKEEDLYRIEIPFKFHMMHSGLVHGLAFWFDVAFMGSMVTVWLSTAPTEPLTHWYQVRCLLQSPLFTKAGDTLSGTALLIANKRQSYDISIVAQVDQTGSKSSNLLDLKNPFFRYTGSTPTPPPGSHYTSPSETMWNTGGAYSMSQGMAVSGMPTAYDLSTVMGSGSTVSHNNLIPLVNTGIVNHTHSRMGSIMSTGIVQGASTGQSGPSSSSSSNQQQQHYPVTNQFTMGGPAISMASPMAIPSNTMHYGS is encoded by the exons ATGGCGGTGTCGGTGTTTCCCGGCGTGCGGCTCCTCTCTATCGGAGACGCAAACGGAGAAATACAGCGTCACTCCGAGCAGCAGCCTCTACGACTGGAGGTGAAAGCCACACAGGACGCGGCCCTGATCAACCTCTCCAACG AGGAGACATGCGTGTTCAAGTGTTCGGTCTCCCGGGACACAGAGTGCAGTCGCGTGGGGAAACAGTCGTTCATCATCACGCTGGGCTGCAACAGCGTCCTGCTACAGTTCACCTCACCTGCAG AGTTCTCATCGTTCTATAACCTCCTGAAGAACTGCCGCGGCCACAGTGGAGAGCAGTCGGTCTTCAGCGACAGGACAGAGGAATCATCCGCAGTACAGTACTTCCAG TTCTATGGCTACCTCTCCCAGCAGCAGAACATGATGCAGGACTACGTCAGGACAGGAACCTATCAGAGGGCCATCCTCCAGAACCACACTGACTTCAAGGACAAG gTGGTGTTGGATGTGGGCTGTGGTTCAGGGATTCTGTCGTTCTTTGCTGCTCAGGCTGGGGCCAGGAAGGTCTACGCTGTGGAGGCCAGCACCATGGCCCAGCACGCAGAG GTCCTGGTGAACACTAACCGTCTGGGGGACCGTGTGGTGGTGATCCCTGGTAAAGTAGAGGAGGTTACGCTGCCTGAGCAGGTGGACATCATCATCTCAGAGCCCATGGGCTACATGCTCTTCAACGAGAGGATGCTGGAGAGCTACCTCCACGCCAAGAAGTTCCTCAAGCCTAGTG GTAAAATGTTCCCCACCATCGGTgacgtgcacctggcccccttcaCAGACGAACAGCTCTACATGGAGCAGTTCACCAAGGCCAACTTCTG GTACCAGCCTTCCTTCCATGGTGTGGACCTCTCAGCCCTGCGAGGAGCAGCGGTGGATGAGTACTTTCGCCAGCCCATTGTG gACACATTTGATATCCGTATCTTGATGGCCAAGTCTGTCAAATACACAGTCAACTTCCTGGAGGCCAAAGAGGAGGATTTGTACAG gATAGAGATTCCCTTTAAGTTCCATATGATGCACTCAGGGCTGGTGCACGGCCTGGCTTTCTGGTTCGACGTAGCGTTCATGGGATCAAT ggtgaCAGTGTGGCTCTCTACAGCCCCCACAGAGCCCCTGACCCACTGGTACCAGGTCCGCTGTCTGCTCCAGTCACCCCTGTTCACCAAGGCAGGAGACACACTTTCCGGCACAGCACTGCTCATCGCCAACAAGAG ACAAAGCTACGACATCAGTATTGTCGCCCAAGTGGACCAGACAGGCTCCAAGTCCAGCAACCTCCTGGACTTGAAGAACCCCTTTTTCAG gTACACAGGCAGCACACCCACCCCCCCTCCTGGGTCGCACTACACCTCCCCCTCTGAGACCATGTGGAACACTGGGGGGGCCTACAGCATGAGCCAGGGCATGGCTGTGTCag ggatgCCTACAGCCTATGACCTCAGTACGGTCATGGGCAGCGGCTCGACGGTGTCCCACAACAACCTCATCCCCCTCG TGAACACAGGGATAGTGAATCACACCCACTCCAGGATGGGCTCCATCATGAGCACCGGAATCGTCCAGG GAGCTTCTACTGGCCAATCAGGTcctagtagcagcagcagctctaaccagcagcagcagcattatCCCGTCACCAACCAGTTCACCATGGGGGGACCCGCCATCTCCATGGCCTCTCCCATGGCCATCCCTAGCAACACCATGCATTATGGGAGTTAA
- the LOC120034244 gene encoding guanine nucleotide-binding protein G(I)/G(S)/G(O) subunit gamma-5-like has translation MSNNSANSSNLVIAQKVVKQLRLEASVRRIKVSQAAADLKTFCLQNAHKDPLLMGVPSSDNPFRPPKSCALF, from the exons ATGTCGAATAACAGCGCAAACAGCAGCAACTTGGTTATCGCTCAGAAGGTGGTAAAACAACTTCGGCTAGAGGCGAGTGTTCGCAGGATCAAG GTGTCCCAGGCAGCAGCGGACCTGAAGACCTTCTGCCTGCAGAACGCCCATAAAGACCCTCTCCTCATGGGGGTGCCCTCCAGCGACAACCCCTTCAGACCCCCCAAGTCCTGCGCCCTCTTCTGA